AGCTGACGGAAAGGTTATCGACGCGCAGCAAGACTTCGGTCATGACGTTTTCCTGGGGTCAAAGGCATCGCGCACCGCTTCGCCGACGAAGATCAGCAACGACAGCAGCGCCGCCACCACGATGAAACCGGTCAGGCCCAGCCAGGGGGCATGCAGATTGGCTTTGCCCTGGGCCAGCAATTCGCCCAAGGACGGCGAGCCGGGCGGCAGACCCAAACCAAGGAAGTCCAGCGCCGTCAGCGACACGATGGAGCCATTGAGGATGAACGGCATGAAGGTCAAGGTAGCCACCATGGCGTTGGGCAGCACGTGGCGGACCATGACGCGGGCGTCATTCATGCCCAGGGCCTTGGCGGCGCGGACATAATCGAAATTGCGCCCGCGCAGGAACTCGGCCCGGACCACGCCGACCAGCGAGGTCCAGGAAAACAGCACCAGCACCGCCAGCAGTGTCCAGAAGCCGGGCGCGATCATCGAGGCAACGATAATCAGGATCAGCAATTGCGGCAGCCCGCCCCAGATTTCCAGGAAACGCTGGCCAACCATGTCGACGCGCCCGCCGAAATAGCCCTGCACGGCGCCGGCGGCGATGCCGATCACCGTGCTGACTAGGCTCAGCGCCAATCCGAACAGCAAGGACAGCCGCAAGCCATAGATCAGCCGGGCCAGCACATCGCGGCCCTGGTCGTCGGTGCCCAGCCAGTTCTCGGCATCGGGCGGGGCCGGGTGCGGGCGGACACGGTCGAAATTGATGGTGCTGTGGTCGAAGCGGATGATGGGCCACAGCGCCCAGCCCTTTTCCGCGATCTTGGCGGCGACATAGGGGTCGCGGTATTCGGCCCAGGTCTTCAAATCGCCGCCAAAAACGGTTTCCGGGTAATCGCGGACGATGGGGAAATACCAGCCA
This is a stretch of genomic DNA from Magnetospirillum gryphiswaldense MSR-1 v2. It encodes these proteins:
- a CDS encoding ABC transporter permease, whose product is MSPLTQRRLDAFRRNRRGWWSLWIFLVAFVLTLAAELIANDRPIVVRYDNGWYFPIVRDYPETVFGGDLKTWAEYRDPYVAAKIAEKGWALWPIIRFDHSTINFDRVRPHPAPPDAENWLGTDDQGRDVLARLIYGLRLSLLFGLALSLVSTVIGIAAGAVQGYFGGRVDMVGQRFLEIWGGLPQLLILIIVASMIAPGFWTLLAVLVLFSWTSLVGVVRAEFLRGRNFDYVRAAKALGMNDARVMVRHVLPNAMVATLTFMPFILNGSIVSLTALDFLGLGLPPGSPSLGELLAQGKANLHAPWLGLTGFIVVAALLSLLIFVGEAVRDAFDPRKTS